A genomic segment from Neodiprion lecontei isolate iyNeoLeco1 chromosome 1, iyNeoLeco1.1, whole genome shotgun sequence encodes:
- the LOC107227613 gene encoding extensin-3 isoform X2, giving the protein MVMVVAPRIEQPAPEGVPAENWAKKLYHQADEAQQREGNQSDSFSGFNVTCDRSFHASRLPDGNSPSLETSPHPPDPVESAENCDEPLRQEQHGLHSAWRQEAADDDDASSSSCSSSSSFCYDEEYAECRELPRAPSGHPPPEHFPPPGHPPPPPHHGHPPPPPPVHHGFHGPPPPPHHYGHYGPSLSSHYGHFGPPGPPPPPPGHHEFYGPPAPPPPPHHYHRHEPPPSPHHRHFGPPGHPPPPPSGHHGFHGPPPPPPPPPPHFYHHHGPHHHPPPPPPPFPHYGYHGSGHPPPPPPPGHRDHHGPAHPPPPPPPPGHHDHHGHHGKGHHPFPPPPSHRDHHGPAHPPPPPPPPGHHDHHGHHGKGHHPFPPPPSHHDHHGAAQPPPPPSHHDHHGHHGKGHPPPPPPPSHHDHHGPAHPPPPPGHHDHHGHHEEGHSPAPPPLPPSQHDHHGSADPPPSPGHHDHHDHHGNGHPPLPPSPSRHHDRHIHNGPAHPPPPPSSPHRRDHHGVRHHPPPPARRHRRHSHHGHHENSGHQGHRGHHGPPRPRHRLSPGQHPPYGRHEDSNEPPRDRKGDKNGGHHGHRRNHGHQKNTEDFGESRYRTE; this is encoded by the coding sequence ATGGTGATGGTCGTTGCACCGCGCATTGAGCAGCCTGCGCCGGAGGGCGTACCAGCTGAGAACTGGGCAAAGAAGTTGTACCACCAAGCAGATGAAGCCCAACAGCGAGAAGGCAATCAATCCGACTCTTTCTCTGGCTTTAACGTGACCTGTGACCGGTCTTTTCACGCCTCGAGACTTCCGGACGGGAACAGTCCAAGTCTGGAAACTTCACCACACCCCCCAGATCCCGTAGAGTCTGCAGAAAATTGCGACGAACCTCTTCGTCAGGAACAACACGGGCTACACTCGGCATGGCGGCAGGAAGCTGCAGATGACGATGACGCTAGCTCGTCCTCGtgctcgtcgtcgtcgtcgttctgTTATGACGAGGAGTACGCCGAGTGCAGAGAACTTCCTAGAGCACCGAGTGGCCATCCACCTCCGGAACATTTCCCTCCACCGGGACATCCACCTCCTCCACCTCATCACGGACATCCGCCACCTCCGCCGCCGGTTCATCACGGATTCCATGgacctcctccccctcctcatcACTACGGTCACTATGGACCATCTCTATCGTCTCATTACGGACACTTTGGACCACCCGGTCCGCCACCTCCACCTCCCGGTCACCACGAATTCTACGGGCCGCCAGCTCCACCTCCCCCACCGCATCACTACCATCGTCATGAACCACCTCCATCACCTCATCACAGACATTTTGGACCACCGGGTCATCCGCCACCTCCACCTTCGGGTCACCATGGGTTCCACGgacccccacccccacctccacctcctccaccGCATTTCTACCATCATCATGGACCACATCATCAtcctccacctccaccaccTCCTTTTCCACACTATGGGTACCATGGTTCAGGCCATCCTCCACCCCCACCTCCTCCTGGTCACCGTGATCATCATGGACCagctcatcctcctcctcctcctcctcctcccggACATCATGATCACCATGGTCATCATGGGAAAGGCCATCATCCATTCCCACCTCCACCTAGTCACCGTGATCATCATGGACCagctcatcctcctcctcctcctcctcctcccggACATCATGATCACCATGGTCATCATGGGAAAGGCCATCATCCATTCCCACCTCCACCTAGTCATCATGATCACCATGGAGCAGCTCAACCTCCGCCTCCTCCCAGTCATCATGATCACCATGGTCATCATGGGAAAGGCCatcctccacctccacctccacccaGTCATCATGATCATCATGGACCAGCTcatcctccacctcctcccgGTCATCATGATCACCATGGCCATCATGAGGAAGGCCATTCCCCAGCCCCACCCCCACTTCCACCTAGTCAACATGATCACCATGGATCAGCTGATCCTCCACCTTCTCCCGGTCATCATGATCACCACGATCACCATGGGAATGGCCATCCTCCTCTCCCACCTTCCCCTTCTCGGCATCATGATCGTCATATCCACAATGGGCCagctcatcctcctcctccgccttCTTCCCCTCATCGCCGTGATCACCATGGAGTACGGCATCATCCACCACCACCAGCTCGTCGTCATCGCCGTCACAGTCATCATGGCCATCATGAAAACAGTGGCCATCAAGGTCACCGTGGCCATCACGGACCACCAAGGCCAAGACATCGTCTTTCCCCAGGGCAGCATCCGCCATACGGTCGTCACGAGGATTCGAACGAACCACCACGCGATCGCAAAGGCGATAAGAACGGAGGTCATCACGGGCATCGCCGTAACCACGGTCATCAGAAGAATACCGAAGACTTCGGGGAATCAAGATACCGTACGGAATAG
- the LOC107227613 gene encoding extensin-3 isoform X1 has product MKCKLENVLCSVLFGILQVISHASLSHVNHCRVIIETSHSFHVPFEIVEMVMVVAPRIEQPAPEGVPAENWAKKLYHQADEAQQREGNQSDSFSGFNVTCDRSFHASRLPDGNSPSLETSPHPPDPVESAENCDEPLRQEQHGLHSAWRQEAADDDDASSSSCSSSSSFCYDEEYAECRELPRAPSGHPPPEHFPPPGHPPPPPHHGHPPPPPPVHHGFHGPPPPPHHYGHYGPSLSSHYGHFGPPGPPPPPPGHHEFYGPPAPPPPPHHYHRHEPPPSPHHRHFGPPGHPPPPPSGHHGFHGPPPPPPPPPPHFYHHHGPHHHPPPPPPPFPHYGYHGSGHPPPPPPPGHRDHHGPAHPPPPPPPPGHHDHHGHHGKGHHPFPPPPSHRDHHGPAHPPPPPPPPGHHDHHGHHGKGHHPFPPPPSHHDHHGAAQPPPPPSHHDHHGHHGKGHPPPPPPPSHHDHHGPAHPPPPPGHHDHHGHHEEGHSPAPPPLPPSQHDHHGSADPPPSPGHHDHHDHHGNGHPPLPPSPSRHHDRHIHNGPAHPPPPPSSPHRRDHHGVRHHPPPPARRHRRHSHHGHHENSGHQGHRGHHGPPRPRHRLSPGQHPPYGRHEDSNEPPRDRKGDKNGGHHGHRRNHGHQKNTEDFGESRYRTE; this is encoded by the exons ATGAagtgtaaacttgaaaatgt GCTTTGCTCAGTACTTTTTGGCATTCTTCAAGTGATATCACACGCTTCCCTCTCGCACGTGAACCACTGCAGAGTGATTATCGAGACATCACACTCGTTCCACGTCCCGTTCGAAATCGTCGAGATGGTGATGGTCGTTGCACCGCGCATTGAGCAGCCTGCGCCGGAGGGCGTACCAGCTGAGAACTGGGCAAAGAAGTTGTACCACCAAGCAGATGAAGCCCAACAGCGAGAAGGCAATCAATCCGACTCTTTCTCTGGCTTTAACGTGACCTGTGACCGGTCTTTTCACGCCTCGAGACTTCCGGACGGGAACAGTCCAAGTCTGGAAACTTCACCACACCCCCCAGATCCCGTAGAGTCTGCAGAAAATTGCGACGAACCTCTTCGTCAGGAACAACACGGGCTACACTCGGCATGGCGGCAGGAAGCTGCAGATGACGATGACGCTAGCTCGTCCTCGtgctcgtcgtcgtcgtcgttctgTTATGACGAGGAGTACGCCGAGTGCAGAGAACTTCCTAGAGCACCGAGTGGCCATCCACCTCCGGAACATTTCCCTCCACCGGGACATCCACCTCCTCCACCTCATCACGGACATCCGCCACCTCCGCCGCCGGTTCATCACGGATTCCATGgacctcctccccctcctcatcACTACGGTCACTATGGACCATCTCTATCGTCTCATTACGGACACTTTGGACCACCCGGTCCGCCACCTCCACCTCCCGGTCACCACGAATTCTACGGGCCGCCAGCTCCACCTCCCCCACCGCATCACTACCATCGTCATGAACCACCTCCATCACCTCATCACAGACATTTTGGACCACCGGGTCATCCGCCACCTCCACCTTCGGGTCACCATGGGTTCCACGgacccccacccccacctccacctcctccaccGCATTTCTACCATCATCATGGACCACATCATCAtcctccacctccaccaccTCCTTTTCCACACTATGGGTACCATGGTTCAGGCCATCCTCCACCCCCACCTCCTCCTGGTCACCGTGATCATCATGGACCagctcatcctcctcctcctcctcctcctcccggACATCATGATCACCATGGTCATCATGGGAAAGGCCATCATCCATTCCCACCTCCACCTAGTCACCGTGATCATCATGGACCagctcatcctcctcctcctcctcctcctcccggACATCATGATCACCATGGTCATCATGGGAAAGGCCATCATCCATTCCCACCTCCACCTAGTCATCATGATCACCATGGAGCAGCTCAACCTCCGCCTCCTCCCAGTCATCATGATCACCATGGTCATCATGGGAAAGGCCatcctccacctccacctccacccaGTCATCATGATCATCATGGACCAGCTcatcctccacctcctcccgGTCATCATGATCACCATGGCCATCATGAGGAAGGCCATTCCCCAGCCCCACCCCCACTTCCACCTAGTCAACATGATCACCATGGATCAGCTGATCCTCCACCTTCTCCCGGTCATCATGATCACCACGATCACCATGGGAATGGCCATCCTCCTCTCCCACCTTCCCCTTCTCGGCATCATGATCGTCATATCCACAATGGGCCagctcatcctcctcctccgccttCTTCCCCTCATCGCCGTGATCACCATGGAGTACGGCATCATCCACCACCACCAGCTCGTCGTCATCGCCGTCACAGTCATCATGGCCATCATGAAAACAGTGGCCATCAAGGTCACCGTGGCCATCACGGACCACCAAGGCCAAGACATCGTCTTTCCCCAGGGCAGCATCCGCCATACGGTCGTCACGAGGATTCGAACGAACCACCACGCGATCGCAAAGGCGATAAGAACGGAGGTCATCACGGGCATCGCCGTAACCACGGTCATCAGAAGAATACCGAAGACTTCGGGGAATCAAGATACCGTACGGAATAG
- the LOC124292607 gene encoding LOW QUALITY PROTEIN: basic proline-rich protein-like (The sequence of the model RefSeq protein was modified relative to this genomic sequence to represent the inferred CDS: substituted 5 bases at 5 genomic stop codons) yields the protein NPGPPGPPWGPPGPPGPPWCPPGPPGPPWGPPGPPKPPXGPPGPPGPPXGPPXPPGPPXGPPXGPPGPPIERITSVSDSPLACCWKFTINLEGPEPLEMGAVCPGCCFGPCCPGPRGAGSWGPPRGGPGGPGRGGPGGFGGPGGPRGGGPGGGGPGGGGPGGGPPGPPWGPPGPPCSPPGPPCPPGPPCPPGPPCPPGPPCPPGPSCGPPGPPCGGPVGCTIFVLSKKKGRLSKWEACALRAAAVILSRLSRLAGNRLARLLQGLMDTEDRKDREAQEAHRIRDLKARDGDENGPFAHPISARSTTDELRV from the exons AATCCGGGTCCTCCAGGACCACCGTGGGGTCCTCCCGGTCCTCCAGGACCACCGTGGTGTCCTCCCGGTCCTCCAGGGCCACCGTGGGGTCCTCCAGGCCCTCCAAAGCCTCCATGAGGTCCGCCGGGACCGCCGGGGCCGCCATGAGGTCCTCCATGACCTCCGGGACCGCCGTGAGGACCGCCGTGAGGTCCCCCAGGACCTCC AATAGAACGGATAACCTCAGTGTCGGACAGTCCGTTGGCGTGCTGTTGGAAATTCACAATCAACCTCGAAGGTCCAG AACCCCTCGAGATGGGAGCTGTCTGTCCTGGCTGTTGTTTCGGACCCTGTTGTCCGGGTCCTAGAGGAGCGGGTAGTTGGGGCCCACCCCGAGGTGGACCAGGTGGGCCCGGTCGAGGTGGACCGGGTGGCTTCGGAGGACCAGGGGGTCCCAGAGGAGGTGGCCCTGGAGGAGGTGGTCCCGGAGGCGGGGGGCCTGGAGGAG GTCCTCCTGGGCCACCATGGGGTCCTCCTGGGCCTCCGTGCTCTCCTCCAGGTCCTCCATGCCCTCCAGGGCCCCCGTGCCCTCCTGGGCCTCCGTGCCCTCCTGGGCCTCCGTGCCCACCGGGACCATCATGCGGTCCACCAGGTCCACCATGTGGGGGTCCAGTTGGTTGCACCATTTTCGTATTATCTAAGAAAAAGGGTAGACTCAGT AAATGGGAGGCTTGTGCTCTTCGGGCTGCTGCAGTGATCCTGAGCCGGCTGTCACGCCTCGCAGGGAATCGGCTGGCCCGCCTCCTCCAGGGCCTAATGGACACGGAGGACCGGAAGGACCGGGAGGCCCAGGAGGCCCACCGAATTCGGGACCTGAAGGCCCGGGATGGCGATGAAAACGGACCTTTTGCACATCCGATTTCCGCTCGGAGTACAACGGACGAATTGCGAGTGTGA
- the LOC107227604 gene encoding glycine-rich cell wall structural protein — protein MGIGWCFGGPGPPPPPPMMGPGFMGPHFGHPGFGGPGGFGGPGFGGHGGFGGPGGGFGGPGGGFGGPGGGFGVPGGGFGGPGGGFGGDMGGGGFGGGGGGFGGGGGGGGGGGGF, from the exons ATGGGAATAGGTTGGTGCTTCGGTGGTCCAGGACCACCACCACCCCCGCCGATGATGGGTCCAGGTTTCATGGGCCCTCATTTTGGCCATCCAG GATTCGGTGGTCCGGGTGGATTCGGTGGACCAGGATTTGGGGGACACGGTGGATTTGGTGGTCCTGGAGGAGGATTCGGTGGTCCAGGTGGAGGATTCGGGGGTCCGGGTGGAGGATTCGGGGTTCCGGGTGGTGGATTCGGAGGTCCTGGCGGAGGATTTGGTGGAGACATGGGAGGCGGTGGATTCgggggtggaggtggagggTTTGGAGGCGGTGGCGGAGGCGgtgggggaggaggaggatttTAG